A window of the Triplophysa rosa linkage group LG23, Trosa_1v2, whole genome shotgun sequence genome harbors these coding sequences:
- the LOC130547284 gene encoding uncharacterized protein LOC130547284, with product MASIPIIVTCTSCHMFSLAFSVSCEGFICDKCREIVRLTEKILELESRIQSLSEDSKSLTTIENTLDASNISAHSSVPVENPPQLGNFVTVRRRSRRTKHHSTVPITVSNRFAPLSDAPTEKPAESALVIGDSIVRNVNIEAPATIVQCLPGARAPDIKSNLNVLAKANRKFSKIVIHVGTNDVRLRQSEITKDNIKEVCELASMMSDTVIFSGPLNAYRGDEIYSRLSSLNGWLSEWCLQNDIVFINNWKSFEGRPDLLKRDGLHPSWAGTSILSRNMAKSLNANAKT from the coding sequence atggcttctattcctattattgttacttgcacctcatgtcatatgtttagcttagccttctctgtcagctgcgagggctttatatgcgataaatgcagggaaatagttaggctgacagagaagatcttagaattagagtctcgcatccaatccttatctgaggatagtaagagtttaacgacgatagaaaacactttggatgcgagcaacattagcgcacacagctcggttccggttgaaaatcctccgcagctgggaaacttcgtgactgtgagacggcgtagtcgcaggacaaaacatcactcgaccgttccgattacagtctcgaacaggtttgccccgctcagtgacgcaccgactgagaaacctgctgaaagtgccctagttatcggtgattctattgttcggaacgttaacatagaggcaccagccaccatagtccaatgtttaccgggagccagagcgcctgacatcaagtcaaatttaaatgtgctggctaaggctaatcgtaaattcagtaagattgtcattcacgtcggcacaaatgatgttcgactccgtcaatcggagatcacaaaagataacattaaagaggtgtgtgagctcgcaagcatgatgtcagacactgtaatattctctggccccctcaatgcttatcgtggtgatgagatttatagcagattatcatcactaaatggctggttgtctgagtggtgcctgcagaatgatatagtttttataaataactggaagagttttgagggcagacctgacctgttgaaacgagatggtctccatccctcctgggctgggacttccatcctgtctagaaatatggcaaaaagtcttaatgctaatgctaaaacttga
- the LOC130547386 gene encoding uncharacterized protein LOC130547386, with protein MGHMGIDRTLDLVSTRFYWPKMVMDIERKVRTCGRCVRRKARPERAAPLVNINTTRPLELLCMDFLSLEPDKSGTKDILVITDHFTKFAVAIPTPNQKARTVAKCLWENFMVHYGIPEKLHSDQGPDFESRTIKELCQVAGIHKVRTTPYHPRGNPVERFNRTLLDMLGTLEDSDKVRWRDHVRPLVHAYNCTRSEVTGFTPYQLMFGRQPRLPVDLAFKLPAPEGQHSSHSEYVQNLKSRLKESYKIAMDKAARIAHKNKMRFDKHVTASDLEAGDRVLVRNVRVRGKHKISDKWEYAVHVVVRRAGTLPVYTVKPENRDGPLRTLHRDLLLPCGYLPVEESRDPEPRPVPHRPVTRAHPAVEDEDSADEGDEVLIPVYLSPPAPTVCEPDLPITDAPDAQHTKPPSIRSVESPVNAKDVDSSSDVDNPPEMSNSTSNGPLMFIESDFHQSDTEHLPIDGVTLVEQADEAEFNQSDLLEDNHPDVQGEQFPVLSDIADSDEQNDGIRDAEPEERKEETDTMEGKDGTVLMEIEEKTDANDSVRRSERNRQPSRRLDYTELGKPLITAVKSFFQGLSTAWGDVISDGEEAAQYSALHPRIIII; from the coding sequence ATGGGTCACATGGGAATTGACCGTACATTGGATCTTGTGAGCACCAGGTTCTATTGGCCAAAGATGGTTATGGACATCGAAAGGAAAGTGAGGACATGTGGCAGGTGCGTGCGGAGGAAAGCACGACCTGAGAGAGCTGCTCCCTTGGTCAACATCAATACCACCCGACCCCTTGAACTCCTCtgcatggacttcctgtccctGGAACCTGACAAAAGTGGGACCAAGGATATACTGGTGATCACAGATCACTTCACTAAATTTGCGGTTGCTATCCCAACGCCAAATCAAAAGGCCCGCACAGTAGCGAAATGTCTGTGGGAAAACTTCATGGTACACTATGGTATTCCAGAGAAGTTGCATAGTGACCAGGGCCCAGATTTTGAATCCCGCACGATCAAGGAACTTTGTCAGGTGGCTGGTATTCACAAGGTTAGGACAACCCCATACCACCCGAGGGGCAACCCTGTGGAGCGATTTAATCGCACCCTGCTCGACATGTTGGGCACTCTCGAAGACTCAGATAAGGTTCGCTGGCGTGACCATGTAAGACCCCTGGTCCACGCTTATAATTGCACCAGGAGTGAGGTGACTGGTTTTACCCCATACCAACTGATGTTTGGGCGCCAACCTCGACTGCCAGTGGATCTTGCGTTCAAGTTGCCAGCACCAGAGGGTCAACATTCATCTCACTCCGAGTATGTGCAGAACCTCAAGTCACGTCTCAAAGAGAGCTACAAGATAGCCATGGATAAAGCTGCAAGGATAGCGCATAAGAACAAAATGAGGTTTGACAAACATGTGACTGCCTCAGACTTGGAAGCTGGAGATCGGGTACTGGTTAGAAATGTCCGTGTCCGGGGCAAGCATAAGATTTCAGACAAATGGGAATACGCTGTCCATGTAGTGGTGAGAAGAGCAGGCACTCTCCCAGTCTACACAGTTAAACCTGAAAACAGGGATGGCCCTCTAAGGACATTACATAGGGACTTGTTACTTCCATGTGGGTATCTGCCTGTGGAGGAAAGCCGTGACCCTGAACCAAGGCCAGTACCACATAGGCCTGTAACCCGTGCACATCCTGCTGTAGAGGATGAGGATTCCGCAGATGAAGGAGATGAAGTACTCATTCCAGTTTATTTAAGTCCTCCTGCCCCCACGGTCTGTGAGCCTGATCTGCCTATAACCGATGCTCCGGATGCTCAGCATACTAAACCTCCAAGCATTCGTTCTGTTGAGAGTCCAGTCAATGCTAAGGATGTTGATAGTAGTTCTGATGTTGACAACCCACCTGAAATGTCCAACAGTACTTCAAATGGTCCTTTGATGTTCATTGAGTCTGACTTTCATCAGAGTGATACTGAACACTTACCCATTGATGGGGTCACACTAGTTGAGCAAGCAGATGAAGCAGAATTTAATCAAAGTGACTTACTAGAGGATAACCATCCAGACGTCCAAGGAGAGCAATTCCCAGTTCTATCAGATATAGCAGATAGTGATGAGCAGAATGATggcatcagagatgcagaacctGAGGAGAGAAAGGAGGAAACAGATACAATGGAAGGAAAGGATGGAACAGTCCTAATGGAGATAGAGGAAAAAACGGATGCAAATGATTCTGTCAGGAGATCTGAGAGGAACCGTCAGCCATCGCGACGGCTTGATTATACTGAGTTGGGAAAACCTTTGATCACAGCAGTGAAATCATTCTTTCAAGGATTGTCCACAGCTTGGGGGGATGTCATAAGTGATGGTGAAGAGGCTGCACAATATTCTGCCTTGCACCCTCGCATAATCATCATTTAA